Proteins found in one Mangifera indica cultivar Alphonso chromosome 15, CATAS_Mindica_2.1, whole genome shotgun sequence genomic segment:
- the LOC123198040 gene encoding UDP-glycosyltransferase 88A1-like, translated as MISLVLVWLDRQPSLSVVFLCFGSLGRLSVERLKEIAVGLERSGERFLWVVKNPPHFDDADFNSIFPAGFLDRTKERGFIVKSWAPQVEILNHESVGGFVTHCGRNLVLEAVCAGVPMVAWPLYAEQRCNRILLVEEIKIALPMMESTENGFVSSSEVEKRVRELMNSDEGNSVRRKTQGMKDEAKAALNEGGPSCVAIFKLFESWKLK; from the exons ATGATCTCACT AGTGTTGGTGTGGCTCGACAGACAGCCGAGCCTAAGTGTTGTTTTTTTGTGCTTTGGAAGCTTAGGTCGTTTATCTGTTGAACGGCTGAAGGAAATCGCTGTGGGGTTGGAGAGAAGTGGCGAAAGGTTTTTATGGGTGGTGAAGAATCCACCTCACTTTGACGACGCCGATTTCAATTCGATTTTCCCAGCAGGGTTCTTGGATCGAACCAAGGAAAGAGGATTCATCGTCAAGTCCTGGGCTCCGCAGGTGGAGATTTTGAATCATGAATCGGTGGGTGGATTCGTGACTCACTGCGGGCGGAACTTGGTGCTTGAAGCAGTTTGTGCTGGTGTTCCAATGGTGGCATGGCCTCTCTACGCTGAGCAAAGATGCAACCGGATATTGCTGGTGGAAGAAATCAAAATCGCTTTACCGATGATGGAGTCGACTGAAAACGGGTTTGTCAGTTCAAGTGAAGTGGAGAAGCGAGTTAGAGAGTTGATGAACTCGGACGAAGGTAACTCAGTTAGGAGAAAGACTCAGGGCATGAAAGATGAAGCAAAAGCAGCATTGAATGAAGGCGGGCCCTCTTGTGTGGCCATATTCAAATTGTTTGAGTCATGGAAGCTAAAATAA